A portion of the Neorhodopirellula lusitana genome contains these proteins:
- a CDS encoding DUF1559 domain-containing protein, whose product MTTLNRPRSVSSGFTLVELLVVIAIIGVLVGLLLPAVQAAREAARRMSCSNNFKQIGLAIHNYHSAYKQLPTQMSGTGHGTNSGSHPNRTNGNGERHSIFVGLLPFFEGQALWEQISNPLVGRTDGGTTGWGSVGQPWVAFGPSPNVANYPPYLTQVPTLRCPSDPGVGLPAYGRTNYAACMGDSPFRGGVGAANQNLIRSSTLAQMVRASQRGAFVPRQKMAFRDILDGLANTVIAGEIASDLGDRDKRTDPLANNSAVTLRGESGGNPITPVGSPNQCSNNAGVDAERPQFWSSSASTPLSTIFSGNEQDKLRGYRWASGFPVFSQITTMASPNSAACFQVANELGTNNVYNRSGVFSASSRHQGGCHVLMGDGAVKFITDSVDAGNQNATPVAQNGTGISAPGSRSPYGLWGALGTRASKETIEEEF is encoded by the coding sequence ATGACTACCTTAAATCGCCCCCGCAGCGTCTCAAGCGGATTCACGTTAGTCGAGTTGCTGGTCGTGATTGCCATTATTGGCGTTCTGGTCGGCCTACTGCTTCCCGCCGTGCAGGCTGCCCGAGAGGCCGCTCGCCGGATGAGTTGCAGCAACAACTTCAAGCAAATTGGCCTGGCTATTCACAATTACCACTCGGCCTACAAGCAGCTTCCCACCCAAATGTCTGGTACGGGGCACGGAACCAATTCCGGATCGCACCCAAACCGAACCAACGGAAACGGCGAACGACACAGTATCTTCGTCGGCTTACTGCCTTTCTTCGAAGGCCAGGCTTTGTGGGAGCAAATTTCGAATCCCTTGGTCGGTCGTACTGATGGAGGAACAACCGGGTGGGGCTCCGTTGGTCAACCGTGGGTTGCTTTTGGTCCGTCACCCAACGTAGCGAATTATCCTCCTTACCTGACTCAGGTCCCAACTCTGCGTTGCCCAAGTGATCCAGGGGTTGGACTTCCCGCATACGGTCGGACGAACTACGCAGCCTGCATGGGCGACAGTCCTTTCCGCGGTGGCGTCGGTGCGGCCAACCAAAACTTAATACGCAGCAGTACTCTTGCTCAGATGGTTCGTGCAAGTCAGCGTGGTGCGTTTGTCCCTCGTCAGAAAATGGCGTTCCGAGACATTCTTGATGGGTTGGCAAATACGGTTATCGCGGGTGAAATCGCCTCCGATCTCGGCGACCGAGACAAGCGTACGGATCCTCTGGCCAACAACAGTGCAGTGACACTGCGAGGCGAGTCGGGGGGCAATCCGATCACTCCAGTCGGGTCGCCAAATCAGTGCTCCAACAACGCTGGTGTGGATGCCGAAAGGCCACAATTCTGGAGCAGCAGCGCTTCGACGCCCCTCTCGACGATTTTCAGCGGAAATGAGCAAGACAAGCTTCGCGGATATCGCTGGGCGAGTGGTTTCCCTGTCTTCAGTCAAATCACCACGATGGCGTCACCGAATTCAGCCGCTTGTTTCCAGGTTGCGAATGAATTAGGAACGAACAACGTTTACAACCGGTCCGGTGTGTTTTCGGCCAGCAGTCGCCACCAAGGTGGATGTCACGTGTTGATGGGCGATGGTGCGGTGAAGTTCATTACTGATTCAGTTGACGCTGGTAATCAGAATGCAACTCCCGTTGCCCAGAATGGTACTGGTATCAGTGCCCCCGGATCGAGAAGCCCTTATGGTCTTTGGGGAGCATTGGGAACCCGGGCATCGAAGGAAACCATCGAAGAAGAATTTTAG
- a CDS encoding protein kinase domain-containing protein has protein sequence MSDLTGQRLGEYQILRKIGSGGMADVYAARQMKLQRDVALKVLRPGKSGGDDLQRDLDNLKRFQREAQAAARLNHPSIVQVYEFGEVGDVHFISQELVDGINLKQLLDRDGPLGADAAINVLRSVAGALQVAHDAGVTHRDVKPENIMQGDDFGIKVTDFGLARMLTAVDSSTANLTRAGLTLGTPRYMSPEQIQGHPVDARSDLYSLGVTMYHLLAGTPPFADEEPLALAVKHINETPLPLDRVRGTSDLPGWLVSLVMRCLQKSPASRFASASELLAVVDQHAAQPDAGKQDANGSNVLDETHDSISTKASAGQRTLASPFASSHAFGAGSATVRLQRVVDRSQQERKSRTRRRILIGILSVVGLGIGGLTATATRPSSIRSQLRGPIVSRTDSIAQQYLIAITRNDVPGWLAVMDYFPVDQAAENAPARLDYHHKATLQLSRLYIEQGHYDQALALLDQLQKSATLKRLYGLVATVHRHEIAVATDRPQEASRLKSQIAREVQSLAADNPSALESFRGIVPSAERLALGLVD, from the coding sequence ATGAGTGACCTAACCGGCCAGCGATTGGGCGAATATCAAATCCTCCGCAAGATCGGCAGCGGCGGGATGGCCGACGTTTACGCCGCGCGTCAAATGAAGCTCCAACGCGACGTCGCCCTGAAGGTATTACGTCCAGGGAAGTCAGGCGGCGATGATCTTCAACGCGATCTCGACAACCTGAAACGTTTCCAGCGCGAAGCCCAAGCTGCCGCTCGGCTGAACCATCCCTCGATCGTGCAGGTCTACGAGTTCGGTGAAGTCGGCGACGTCCACTTCATTTCGCAAGAGCTTGTCGACGGGATTAATCTCAAGCAGTTGCTCGACCGAGACGGGCCGCTGGGGGCCGACGCCGCGATCAATGTGTTGCGAAGCGTTGCCGGGGCTTTGCAAGTCGCGCACGATGCCGGCGTGACCCATCGTGATGTGAAGCCTGAAAACATCATGCAAGGCGATGACTTCGGCATCAAAGTGACTGACTTTGGTTTGGCACGCATGTTGACGGCGGTCGATTCCAGCACCGCCAACCTCACGCGGGCAGGGCTGACGCTGGGCACGCCTCGGTACATGAGTCCGGAACAAATTCAGGGGCATCCGGTGGATGCACGCAGCGATTTGTATTCGCTTGGCGTCACGATGTACCACCTGCTCGCGGGGACTCCACCGTTCGCCGATGAAGAACCGTTGGCGTTGGCGGTCAAACACATTAACGAGACGCCACTGCCGCTGGACCGCGTGCGTGGCACGTCGGACTTGCCGGGCTGGCTGGTTTCACTGGTCATGCGATGTTTGCAGAAGTCGCCTGCCAGCCGGTTTGCTTCGGCGAGTGAACTCTTGGCGGTCGTGGACCAGCATGCTGCTCAACCGGATGCCGGAAAACAGGACGCGAATGGCTCCAATGTGCTGGACGAAACGCACGACTCAATCTCAACGAAAGCTTCCGCCGGTCAACGGACTCTCGCTTCCCCTTTCGCGTCCTCGCATGCGTTTGGTGCCGGGTCCGCAACGGTGCGATTGCAGCGAGTCGTGGACCGATCGCAACAGGAGCGCAAGAGCCGAACCCGCCGCCGGATCCTGATTGGCATCTTGTCCGTGGTCGGTTTGGGAATCGGCGGACTGACCGCAACGGCCACACGTCCATCGTCGATTCGCAGTCAGCTACGTGGTCCGATTGTGTCGCGTACCGATTCGATTGCGCAGCAGTACTTGATTGCGATCACCCGCAATGACGTGCCCGGTTGGCTGGCGGTCATGGACTACTTCCCCGTCGATCAGGCTGCGGAAAATGCACCCGCTCGACTGGACTATCACCACAAAGCCACTCTCCAGCTTTCACGCTTGTACATCGAACAAGGTCATTACGATCAGGCACTCGCTTTGCTTGACCAACTGCAAAAGTCGGCGACTTTGAAGCGACTTTATGGATTGGTTGCGACGGTGCATCGACACGAAATCGCGGTCGCGACCGATCGGCCCCAGGAGGCGAGCCGCTTGAAAAGCCAGATCGCCCGGGAAGTTCAATCTCTGGCGGCTGACAACCCGTCCGCGCTGGAATCCTTCCGAGGAATTGTCCCCAGCGCAGAGCGTCTCGCCCTCGGCTTGGTGGACTGA
- the larE gene encoding ATP-dependent sacrificial sulfur transferase LarE has protein sequence MLDSAKQLIDRLSSLGPLVVAFSGGVDSSVVAAAAVRAGTPQTTGASQFFSEVGGVIKPDFPDNCIAVTARSPSLASWQAELATRVAAEIPIEHRFVDTNELGRDAYRSNPTDRCYYCKETLYEYLRPIAVQRSAVIVSGTNADDLGDHRPGIQAGRDAGVQTPLADLGFGKSEVRRIAESFGLSNADLPASPCLSSRIEYHVEVTPERLGRIDAAEAWLRSHGLGDLRVRLHAGELARIEVPATDLARVVDLQLNESLSQHFQSLGFRNVTLNLAGLRSGSMNEGLVQLSGVSR, from the coding sequence ATGCTCGATTCCGCGAAACAACTGATAGACCGCCTGAGTTCTCTGGGGCCGCTCGTTGTCGCGTTTTCCGGGGGCGTGGACAGTTCCGTGGTGGCGGCAGCGGCCGTGCGAGCCGGGACGCCGCAAACTACCGGGGCTTCCCAGTTTTTCAGCGAGGTGGGTGGGGTTATCAAACCTGATTTCCCTGACAACTGCATCGCCGTCACCGCCCGTTCGCCGTCCCTGGCCAGTTGGCAGGCCGAATTGGCGACTCGCGTGGCAGCCGAAATACCGATCGAGCATCGGTTTGTCGACACCAACGAACTCGGGCGGGACGCGTACCGTAGCAACCCGACCGACCGCTGTTATTACTGTAAAGAAACGTTGTACGAATACCTGCGGCCTATCGCGGTCCAGCGGTCCGCCGTGATTGTTTCGGGTACCAACGCAGATGACTTAGGTGATCATCGCCCCGGAATCCAAGCGGGGCGGGATGCTGGTGTGCAGACTCCGTTGGCGGATCTAGGTTTCGGCAAAAGTGAAGTCCGCCGAATCGCGGAAAGCTTCGGACTCAGTAACGCTGACCTGCCCGCATCGCCTTGCCTGTCCAGTCGAATTGAATATCACGTGGAGGTCACCCCTGAACGTCTTGGCCGGATTGACGCCGCCGAGGCTTGGCTGCGGTCGCACGGTTTGGGTGATCTTCGTGTTCGTTTGCACGCCGGCGAGTTGGCGAGGATTGAGGTGCCGGCGACGGACTTGGCACGCGTCGTTGACTTGCAGCTCAACGAATCGTTATCGCAACATTTTCAATCACTCGGGTTTCGGAACGTCACATTGAATTTGGCCGGTCTGCGATCAGGCAGCATGAATGAAGGTTTGGTTCAATTGTCGGGAGTGAGCCGATGA
- a CDS encoding serine/threonine-protein kinase, which translates to MTSTDPSRASIRRIKPIVDDVFDQADPSLAYSDCLETDDDICPLFCAISRIKVRYQNPELIGRGGMKEVYRVYDAKAARHVAMAKPLPEYSSDHFDAFLREAHLTARLDHPNIIDLFDMDVDDQGRPFFTMELKQGRSLRQVVRDLNAEEIAKEYPLRKRLEYFLRVCDAVAYAHSRRVLHLDIKPENIFVGEFGEVKVCDWGMGVVMAHQPGQNDSTVLLDPDLYGALLESSSGTPVYMAPEQMNRRQPKTPQMDIYALGCLLQELLACQFNPNAQSSPNARSNSNAQSNSNGVPVSSGVDLALTATIAKATAIDPSSRYQSVEALSEDIHRFLDGFTTSVENPSLRREALLFYKRHRDACSLTLGLLSILAMCVTYFVVQLNRSRDEALEARAVAVEARRISQEAQAEAERSQFQTVTALERAELAQAEAQDSLDLYLAEKNASDRRRGRQVSAATRHSEFVINSALRNGDSMKSAVQTTLEHMDSILVFDPPPKSFAWTQKFWILFLIQDFDSALQLSREGKEITGELLFLAEKYLPLLNEEGYLDTQSLIDLMGELVASNRWRAPLAEKLMIYDDLNQRPVADKVEIVRAWIKINNEEWDAEGLYFDADSATVQLRGAGLKYLRRAFAISERHPNWFSLLHILQPRSLDLRETGITDLNELDGLELFELDIRETEVSDLSPLESSLTLRRVYVAPDQLPESELVGLPPAIEVVVGD; encoded by the coding sequence ATGACTTCAACCGATCCCTCGCGAGCATCGATCCGGCGTATCAAGCCGATCGTTGATGATGTCTTCGATCAAGCCGATCCGTCGTTGGCGTATTCCGATTGCTTGGAAACGGATGACGATATCTGCCCGCTGTTTTGTGCAATCTCACGCATCAAAGTTCGCTATCAAAACCCGGAGTTGATCGGGCGTGGCGGAATGAAAGAGGTGTACCGTGTATACGACGCGAAGGCTGCTCGGCATGTGGCGATGGCCAAGCCGTTGCCGGAATACTCCAGCGATCATTTTGATGCGTTTTTGCGAGAGGCTCACCTGACGGCTCGCTTGGATCACCCGAATATCATTGACTTGTTCGACATGGACGTCGACGACCAAGGCCGTCCCTTTTTCACGATGGAACTGAAACAAGGCCGGTCCTTGCGTCAGGTCGTGCGGGATCTGAATGCTGAGGAAATCGCAAAGGAGTATCCACTGCGCAAGCGGTTGGAATACTTCTTGCGAGTTTGCGATGCGGTGGCCTACGCCCATTCTCGTCGCGTTTTGCATTTGGACATCAAGCCCGAGAATATCTTTGTGGGCGAGTTCGGCGAGGTGAAGGTTTGCGATTGGGGGATGGGGGTGGTGATGGCTCACCAACCTGGGCAAAACGACTCCACCGTCTTGCTCGACCCGGATCTGTACGGTGCGTTGTTGGAGTCCTCCAGTGGGACACCTGTTTATATGGCGCCCGAGCAAATGAATCGCCGGCAGCCCAAGACTCCACAAATGGATATCTATGCGCTGGGCTGCTTGCTGCAAGAGTTGTTGGCTTGCCAATTTAATCCGAATGCCCAGTCCAGTCCAAACGCCCGGTCCAATTCAAACGCCCAATCCAATTCAAACGGAGTACCGGTTAGTTCGGGAGTCGATCTCGCGCTGACGGCGACGATTGCCAAGGCCACCGCAATCGATCCGTCCAGTCGCTATCAAAGCGTGGAAGCCTTGAGCGAAGACATTCACCGGTTTCTGGATGGTTTTACAACGTCCGTTGAAAATCCAAGCCTTCGTCGCGAAGCATTGCTGTTCTACAAAAGACATCGCGATGCGTGTTCGTTGACGCTGGGGTTGCTTTCGATTCTTGCGATGTGTGTGACCTATTTTGTGGTTCAGTTGAACCGCAGTCGCGATGAGGCTTTGGAGGCACGGGCGGTCGCCGTTGAAGCGCGTCGGATCTCCCAAGAGGCCCAGGCCGAAGCGGAACGGTCTCAATTTCAAACCGTCACCGCACTGGAGCGAGCTGAGTTGGCGCAGGCCGAGGCCCAAGATTCCCTTGACTTATACTTGGCCGAAAAGAATGCATCGGATCGCCGCCGCGGTCGCCAGGTTTCCGCGGCAACTCGGCATTCCGAATTTGTTATCAATTCCGCGCTGCGGAATGGCGACTCGATGAAGTCAGCCGTTCAAACGACGTTGGAACACATGGATTCGATCCTGGTTTTTGATCCTCCGCCTAAGTCGTTTGCGTGGACCCAAAAATTCTGGATCCTATTCTTAATCCAGGATTTCGATTCAGCGCTGCAGCTTAGTAGGGAGGGAAAGGAGATCACCGGCGAACTTTTGTTTCTGGCTGAGAAGTACTTGCCGCTCCTCAACGAGGAGGGGTATTTGGACACTCAAAGTCTTATCGACCTGATGGGCGAACTGGTGGCTTCGAATCGCTGGAGAGCGCCGCTCGCCGAGAAGCTGATGATCTACGACGATTTGAATCAACGGCCAGTGGCAGATAAGGTCGAGATTGTCCGAGCTTGGATCAAAATCAATAACGAGGAATGGGACGCCGAAGGACTGTATTTCGATGCCGATTCGGCAACCGTGCAACTGCGTGGTGCTGGTCTGAAGTATTTGAGGCGTGCGTTTGCGATCTCGGAACGACATCCGAACTGGTTTAGCCTGCTGCACATTCTCCAGCCACGTTCGCTTGATTTGCGTGAAACGGGAATTACGGATTTGAATGAACTGGATGGGCTGGAGTTATTTGAGCTCGATATCCGGGAGACGGAAGTCTCCGACTTGAGCCCACTGGAAAGCAGCCTCACCCTGCGAAGGGTGTACGTCGCACCCGATCAGCTACCCGAGTCGGAGCTTGTTGGTTTGCCACCTGCAATCGAAGTCGTCGTTGGCGACTGA
- a CDS encoding RNA polymerase sigma factor, whose amino-acid sequence MNNPSQNLPTRISLLELAQSGKDHPAWEELLDYYRPFIGRVLAHMGVPRSDIDDACQLALMRLWKDLASYKPSPERTRFRSWLSHLIRSTAVDWHRKQRRNQQTVDGNLDTVEESPMEDSELEQRIEAEWREHIVELALDRLRTVFSGNAVDVFVRSVEGESASAISEDLNMSEDSVYVLKHRVKKRLVREVYELRRELEFPENNV is encoded by the coding sequence ATGAACAATCCCTCGCAAAACCTGCCGACTCGGATTTCGTTGTTGGAGCTTGCGCAGTCCGGAAAAGATCACCCCGCGTGGGAAGAATTGCTGGACTATTACCGACCGTTCATCGGCCGAGTTCTGGCGCACATGGGGGTGCCGCGGTCCGATATTGACGACGCCTGTCAGTTGGCGCTAATGCGGCTTTGGAAAGATCTTGCCAGCTACAAACCCTCGCCCGAAAGAACTCGCTTTCGAAGTTGGTTGTCACATTTGATCCGTAGCACGGCGGTCGATTGGCATCGTAAGCAACGACGTAATCAACAAACCGTGGATGGCAACCTGGACACCGTCGAAGAGTCACCCATGGAAGACTCTGAACTAGAACAGCGGATCGAAGCGGAATGGCGAGAGCACATTGTTGAGCTAGCACTCGATCGGCTGCGAACCGTTTTTTCAGGAAACGCTGTGGATGTCTTTGTCCGAAGCGTGGAGGGCGAATCGGCTTCCGCGATCAGCGAAGATTTGAACATGAGCGAGGACAGCGTTTATGTTCTAAAGCACCGAGTGAAGAAACGTCTTGTGCGAGAGGTTTACGAGTTACGGCGAGAACTCGAGTTCCCCGAAAACAACGTCTAA
- a CDS encoding sulfatase translates to MKKSAFRPSFPSVIALGLLVSCVLIPRSLSAADRPPNVVVFVVDDLGYMDVGANNPDCFYETPNIDRLSKSGMRFTDGYAANPVCSPTRYSLMTGKYPTRVQATNFFSGRRPATFNPAPLHNNMPLEEVTVAEALKDKGYATFFAGKWHLGETEEFYPQNQGFDVNIGGHSAGGPYTGKRYFAPFENPQIKVESPDGDHLPDRLARETASFIDTNKDQPFFAYLAFYSVHNPMMGRPDLIAKYKEKAKSISGPEFADEEQVFLRGDRKVRILQNKPVYAAMVEAMDEAVGKVLQQLKDSGVEDETIVIFTSDNGGLSTSEGLPTSNLPLRGGKGWVYEGGVREPWIVRYPGVTQAGSESSTPICSIDLFPTLVAAAGGDVDHEIDGVDIRPALEGESLDREALFWHYPHYSNQGGIPGGAIRVGKYKLFERYEDGRVHLYDLEADLGEKNDLSESMPEMVGEMRKKLHDWYQSVDAKFLQPRDGNEPWKPDYQQ, encoded by the coding sequence ATGAAAAAGTCTGCCTTCCGGCCATCGTTTCCTAGCGTCATCGCGTTAGGCCTCTTGGTATCTTGCGTGCTGATACCCAGGAGTCTTTCCGCAGCGGACCGACCGCCCAATGTGGTTGTCTTTGTTGTCGATGATTTGGGCTACATGGACGTCGGTGCTAACAACCCTGACTGCTTTTACGAAACACCTAACATCGATCGGCTATCCAAATCGGGGATGCGGTTCACCGATGGTTATGCGGCGAACCCGGTCTGCTCGCCGACTCGCTACAGCCTGATGACCGGCAAGTATCCGACTCGCGTGCAGGCGACCAACTTCTTCTCTGGTCGACGGCCTGCTACTTTCAATCCCGCTCCGCTGCACAACAACATGCCTTTGGAAGAGGTCACGGTTGCCGAAGCACTGAAGGACAAAGGCTACGCCACGTTTTTCGCCGGCAAGTGGCACCTGGGTGAGACCGAAGAGTTTTATCCCCAGAACCAAGGGTTCGATGTCAACATTGGCGGTCACAGTGCTGGTGGTCCCTACACTGGCAAACGGTATTTTGCACCGTTTGAGAATCCACAAATTAAAGTTGAGAGCCCCGATGGCGATCACTTGCCGGATCGTTTAGCACGCGAGACCGCTTCGTTCATCGATACCAACAAAGACCAACCGTTCTTCGCCTACCTGGCGTTCTACTCCGTTCACAACCCAATGATGGGTCGGCCTGACTTGATCGCCAAGTACAAGGAAAAGGCAAAGTCCATTTCCGGTCCTGAGTTCGCTGACGAAGAACAAGTGTTCTTGCGTGGTGATCGCAAGGTGCGGATTCTACAAAACAAACCCGTGTACGCGGCCATGGTCGAGGCGATGGATGAGGCGGTTGGGAAGGTGTTGCAGCAGCTGAAGGATTCCGGTGTCGAAGACGAAACGATCGTGATCTTCACCTCTGACAACGGGGGCCTGTCAACATCTGAAGGATTGCCAACCAGTAACCTGCCGCTTCGTGGTGGGAAGGGTTGGGTTTATGAAGGCGGTGTTCGCGAGCCATGGATTGTTCGTTACCCTGGTGTAACTCAAGCCGGTTCCGAATCATCGACGCCGATTTGTTCGATCGACCTATTTCCAACTCTCGTTGCCGCTGCCGGTGGCGATGTGGATCATGAGATTGACGGGGTCGATATCCGCCCCGCGTTGGAAGGCGAATCACTCGATCGTGAAGCGTTGTTTTGGCACTACCCGCATTACAGCAATCAAGGTGGTATCCCTGGCGGTGCAATCCGTGTTGGGAAGTACAAGTTGTTCGAACGCTATGAAGATGGCCGCGTTCATCTTTACGATTTGGAAGCCGATTTGGGCGAGAAAAATGATCTCTCTGAATCGATGCCGGAAATGGTGGGCGAGATGCGAAAGAAACTGCACGACTGGTATCAGTCCGTGGATGCAAAGTTCCTGCAGCCTCGCGACGGAAATGAACCTTGGAAGCCGGACTACCAGCAGTAG
- a CDS encoding SDR family NAD(P)-dependent oxidoreductase translates to MPSTQDPARSLAGKRALISGSSQGIGSGIAIELAKAGADVTINFPSESNPKDCELADQVVSECVAHGVQAQAIAADMGRQSEVERLVKEATATMGGLDIVVSNAAYSDRHLMLESDLDEFRKTIDVTMWGAFHLLRCGAQQMVDAGQGGSVVMISSPMAHIPMPGAMAYNMSKAAIDQMARTAATELAGHRIRVNIVHPGWIDTPGERKFFSEESLAAEAAKLPWGRLGRSDEIGRGVVFLCDPASQYITGTTLTIDGGIQLPWRDMYRVDEANKAARKDTTA, encoded by the coding sequence ATGCCATCAACCCAGGACCCCGCCCGCAGCCTCGCCGGCAAGCGTGCTCTCATCTCCGGTAGTTCCCAAGGAATCGGCAGCGGGATCGCGATTGAACTGGCGAAAGCGGGGGCAGACGTCACGATCAACTTCCCTTCTGAATCCAATCCGAAGGATTGTGAATTAGCCGATCAGGTCGTCTCGGAATGCGTCGCACACGGCGTGCAGGCTCAGGCAATCGCGGCGGACATGGGCCGGCAATCCGAGGTTGAGCGATTGGTCAAGGAAGCGACCGCGACGATGGGTGGACTCGATATCGTCGTTTCCAATGCCGCCTATAGCGACCGCCACTTGATGCTGGAGTCTGATTTAGACGAATTTCGAAAAACCATCGACGTCACCATGTGGGGTGCATTCCACTTGCTCCGCTGCGGGGCCCAACAAATGGTGGACGCGGGCCAGGGCGGAAGCGTGGTGATGATCAGCAGCCCAATGGCTCACATCCCGATGCCAGGCGCGATGGCGTACAACATGTCCAAGGCAGCCATCGATCAGATGGCTCGTACTGCCGCGACGGAATTGGCGGGTCACCGCATTCGAGTCAACATTGTCCATCCGGGTTGGATCGACACGCCCGGAGAACGCAAGTTCTTCAGCGAAGAATCCTTGGCTGCCGAAGCCGCCAAGCTTCCTTGGGGGCGACTGGGCCGGTCTGATGAAATCGGCCGCGGCGTAGTCTTCTTGTGTGACCCGGCCAGTCAATACATCACGGGCACAACGCTGACAATCGACGGTGGCATCCAACTACCCTGGCGAGACATGTACCGCGTCGACGAAGCAAACAAGGCCGCTAGAAAAGACACAACCGCCTAG